In Puntigrus tetrazona isolate hp1 chromosome 18, ASM1883169v1, whole genome shotgun sequence, one genomic interval encodes:
- the LOC122363060 gene encoding kielin/chordin-like protein isoform X4, giving the protein MELKALVGGVLLSSLVLWNVLDCVETHQDSTEAVINLLEALNFTHSPRGISKVRGRVPKTSAWRLRPNTPHLKLPQTFSDYLSNTSQGVLGLHLVGRQSRGSQATLVSFSSSTFLQNGERPLLELVSNTKANWLQLEFRSADGLRPEVLKMPGGSPFVSGGWVRMALSLEPRQMVLFVDCQDAVVLKLKEGGRILTLFLPHDLRVIFSSTAGKKTSKFRGVWQTAELSTRAYERRPWFCDNVTDSFSDTVIPSSPTVPAIYDLDMMQDQGDRGDGIVSATRSPAGSNKRLGHLEKNMKNIQTMLDMLKRQNMALQERVDYLETCECLKRKCVWEGRDVEEGSRWAPDSHTVCYCTQGKVQCNRLNECSFHGDIYNNGDVFSPDDCNRCACEHGRVECNVNPCPSQSCHQPPAPPTTCCPVCQTRCEYEGEIYENGKEFGSRSNPCLTCRCSNGQVACDPMHCPPTPCPTPYRRSGECCPTCSACNVDGRPYNGSFSSIDGCQTCSCQGGNQECVDVQRCPQTCQDGVKPPFGSCCRDCSRCNFEGQVILDGVSVQPSRDPCKRCVCNSGNVVCNTEMCPDIACNLVETVGGQCCPRCRSCVQDNVRHQHGSQWKLPSDPCTTCTCTEGVVQCEIERCNIHCHNPGSPPPGSCCPVCDGCSLNGAEIPNGMSLPPGPTCDPTCTCENGNINCVLNPPCPPTPCHNPVKRRGECCARCEECTYEGEVYADGQTFVSRQNPCLRCYCSGGQVSCNSEVSSCSSMSCTHPTTSHDQCCPTCNACEHEGRVYENGEEFRPPGGGPCIQCSCKNGNVRCHQERCPQLTCAVPTPAPPNSCCPVCGGCMWNGAQYEEGATWTDAGRTCFCAGGEVRCSSSANDCQDPIPAPCPTTPDCCGDSCGQCQYKHHMYSNGETFRDPDDACTTCTCQDGQTTCNPASCPGLTCATPYTPPGECCSQCTACIYEGHEYQNGEHFPDRSDRCSNCVCRNGQVTCNRSPCPNPGCSDPITQPGHCCSVCDGCQYEGRVYANGESFQSPTAPCEQCRCSDSRVYCERNPCPQQCLHAVSLRDCCPVCDSCLFEGLRYENTQTFYSPSDPCKRCVCQSGSVLCSPVDCPSVSCTNSITPPGQCCPQCRVCYQEGREYLEGQSLTLPNEPCIRCTCLDGEVNCVGPECPKLSCMYQVTDPGSCCPRCRGCIYDGIEQLEGSTWFASSSPCMSCMCVNGVTTCSEVHCLSTCLNQISVPGECCPVCADCVYEGRVYSPGESFHPSDDPCQICSCEVMPDGEQHLRCYRKQCPSLVDCPKHNILNSASDSCCPVCAQPLSNCTATLIGNEVLATDDPCFTCQCKDLTWTCIHRGCPPLSCPLADQHTPPDSCCPVCDECVLEGDQTHVPNGQRWTDKENECVTCICNQGHIECDLQECPPLDCPDGSIKVKNPGKCCPECTGIITVVYSKGCVYDGQHYNHNDHWEVDECTSCTCVYGDVHCQTQRCPALTCASVGRQDTF; this is encoded by the exons ATGGAGCTGAAGGCTTTGGTTGGAGGTGTTCTTCTGAGTTCGCTTGTTCTCTGGAATGTTTTGGACTGTGTTGAAACTCATCAGGACTCGACCGAAGCCG TAATCAATCTTTTGGAGGCTCTTAACTTCACTCACTCACCCCGCGGGATATCTAAGGTCAGAGGTCGTGTCCCAAAGACGTCAGCCTGGCGCTTGCGTCCCAACACGCCTCATCTCAAACTACCCCAGACATTTTCGGACTACCTCTCCAACACCTCACAGGGCGTCCTGGGTTTGCACCTGGTGGGCCGTCAGAGCAGAGGCTCGCAGGCCACCCTCGTCTCCTTCAGCTCCTCTACCTTCCTGCAGAACGGCGAGCGCCCCCTGCTGGAGCTCGTCTCCAACACCAAGGCAAACTGGCTGCAGCTGGAGTTCAGGTCAGCGGACGGCTTGAGGCCGGAGGTGCTGAAGATGCCCGGCGGGAGTCCCTTCGTGAGCGGAGGTTGGGTGAGGATGGCTCTGAGCTTGGAGCCCAGGCAGATGGTGCTGTTTGTGGACTGCCAGGATGCTGTGGTGCTCAAGCTGAAGGAAGGGGGACGAATCCTAACTCTGTTCTTACCACATGATCTGAGGGTCATCTTCTCCAGCACCGCAGGAAAAAAGACCAGCAAGTTTAGA GGTGTTTGGCAGACGGCTGAACTCTCCACCAGGGCATATGAGAGGCGTCCGTGGTTCTGTGACAATGTAACAG ACTCCTTTTCAGACACAGTCATTCCCAGCTCTCCCACTGTACCTGCAATCTATGACCTGGATATGATGCAGGATCAGGGAGACCGTGGAGATGGCATAGTATCAGCTACAAGATCCCCCGCTGGATCAAACAAGCGTCTTGGCCACCtggagaaaaacatgaaaaacatccaGACCATGCTGGACATGCTGAAGAGACAG AACATGGCCCTGCAGGAGAGAGTTGACTACCTGGAAACGTGTGAGTGTTTGAAGCGTAAGTGCGTGTGGGAAGGACGTGACGTGGAAGAGGGGTCCCGCTGGGCTCCCGACAGCCACACCGTCTGTTACTGCACCCAAGGGAAGGTTCAGTGCAACCGCCTGAATG AATGCAGCTTTCACGGTGATATTTATAACAATGGTGATGTCTTCAGCCCAGATGACTGCAATCGCTGTGCATGTGAA CATGGCAGAGTAGAGTGTAATGTGAATCCATGTCCATCACAGTCCTGTCATCAACCACCTGCTCCTCCGACTACGTGCTGCCCTGTCTGCCAAACAA GATGCGAATATGAGGGTGAGATCTATGAGAACGGAAAGGAGTTTGGGTCGAGATCAAACCCTTGCCTCACGTGCAGATGCTCT AACGGTCAGGTGGCGTGTGACCCCATGCACTGTCCGCCCACCCCTTGTCCGACCCCCTACAGAAGATCTGGGGAGTGCTGTCCCACCTGCTCCG CATGTAATGTGGACGGTCGTCCGTACAACGGCTCTTTCAGTTCCATCGACGGCTGCCAGACCTGTTCTTGTCAG GGAGGGAATCAGGAGTGTGTTGATGTGCAGCGGTGTCCTCAGACGTGTCAGGATGGTGTGAAGCCGCCGTTCGGCTCCTGCTGCAGAGACTGTTCTCGCTGTAACTTTGAGGGGCAGGTTATTTTAGACGGCGTCTCTGTTCAACCCTCCCGTGACCCCTGCAAGCGCTGTGTGTGCAAT TCAGGAAATGTAGTCTGTAACACTGAGATGTGTCCCGATATTGCCTGTAATTTGGTGGAGACTGTGGGTGGGCAGTGCTGTCCTAGGTGTCGAA GTTGTGTCCAGGACAATGTGAGACACCAGCACGGCTCTCAGTGGAAGCTTCCTAGTGACCCCTGCACGACCTGTACATGCACG GAGGGTGTGGTTCAGTGCGAGATCGAGCGCTGTAATATCCACTGTCATAACCCAGGTTCTCCTCCTCCTGGATCTTGCTGTCCTGTCTGTGATG GTTGCAGTTTGAATGGAGCAGAGATCCCGAATGGGATGTCTCTGCCGCCAGGACCCACCTGTGATCCCACGTGTACATGTGAG aatggAAATATTAATTGTGTTCTGAATCCTCCCTGCCCACCGACTCCCTGTCATAATCCAGTCAAGAGACGAGGAGAATGTTGTGCACG ATGCGAGGAGTGCACTTATGAGGGCGAGGTATACGCAGACGGCCAGACTTTTGTTTCCAGACAAAACCCATGCTTAAGATGTTATTGTTCG GGTGGGCAAGTGTCATGTAATTCTGAAGTATCTTCATGTTCGTCTATGAGTTGCACTCACCCAACAACATCACATGACCAGTGCTGTCCGACTTGCAACG CTTGTGAACATGAAGGAAGAGTTTATGAAAATGGAGAAGAGTTCAGGCCACCTGGTGGAGGTCCATGCATCCAGTGTTCATGCAAG AATGGCAACGTGAGATGTCATCAGGAAAGATGCCCGCAGTTGACCTGTGCAGTGCCCACTCCAGCCCCTCCTAACTCCTGCTGTCCAGTGTGCGGAG GATGCATGTGGAATGGTGCACAGTATGAAGAAGGAGCCACGTGGACTGATGCTGGACGAACATGTTTTTGTGCGGGTGGAGAGGTGAGGTGTAGTAGTAGCGCTAACGACTGTCAAGATCCGATCCCCGCACCCTGCCCAACTACCCCAG ATTGCTGTGGTGACTCCTGTGGGCAGTGCCAGTACAAGCACCACATGTATTCAAACGGTGAAACGTTCAGAGACCCGGATGACGCCTGCACGACGTGTACCTGTCAG gatggTCAGACAACATGTAATCCAGCATCATGTCCGGGACTGACGTGTGCTACTCCATACACTCCTCCTGGAGAGTGCTGTTCCCAGTGTACAG CCTGCATCTATGAGGGCCATGAGTATCAGAACGGAGAGCACTTTCCAGACCGGTCTGATCGATGCAGTAATTGCGTGTGCAGAAATGGTCAGGTGACCTGCAACAGGAGTCCATGTCCAAACCCAGGATGTAGTGACCCCATCACCCAGCCGGGCCACTGCTGTTCAGTGTGTGATG GTTGTCAGTATGAGGGAAGAGTTTATGCCAATGGTGAGTCATTCCAGTCCCCCACAGCACCATGTGAGCAGTGCAGATGTTCT gACAGCCGTGTCTATTGCGAGAGGAACCCGTGTCCTCAGCAGTGCCTTCATGCGGTGAGTTTGAGGGACTGCTGTCCGGTGTGTGACAGCTGTCTGTTTGAAGGGCTGAGGTACGAAAACACACAGACGTTCTACTCCCCCTCAGACCCCTGCAAGCGCTGCGTGTGTCAGAGCGGCTCCGTTCTGTGCAGCCCGGTCGACTGTCCCTCCGTTTCCTGCACTAACTCCATCACCCCGCCGGGACAGTGCTGCCCACAGTGCAGAg TGTGTTATCAGGAAGGTCGGGAGTATTTAGAAGGACAGAGCTTGACCCTCCCCAATGAGCCCTGCATCAGGTGCACCTGTCTG gatgGTGAGGTGAACTGTGTGGGTCCTGAGTGTCCTAAACTGTCCTGCATGTATCAGGTCACTGATCCCGGCTCCTGCTGTCCCCGCTGTAGAG gCTGTATTTATGATGGCATTGAGCAACTTGAAGGCAGTACCTGGTTTGCGTCCAGCAGTCCCTGCATGTCCTGCATGTGTGTGAATGGAGTGACCACCTGCTCGGAGGTCCACTGTCTGTCCACCTGCCTAAACCAGATTAGCGTGCCGGGCGAATGCTGCCCAGTGTGTGCAG ACTGTGTGTACGAAGGCCGTGTGTACAGCCCTGGAGAGAGTTTCCACCCCTCTGATGACCCCTGTCAGATCTGTTCCTGTGAG GTGATGCCAGACGGGGAACAGCACTTGCGCTGTTACAGGAAGCAGTGCCCAAGTCTGGTAGACTGTCCTAAACACAACATCCTAAACAGCGCCTCTGACTCCTGCTGCCCTGTCTGTGCAC AGCCCCTCAGTAACTGCACAGCTACACTGATCGGTAATGAAGTGTTGGCCACCGATGATCCGTGTTTTACCTGTCAGTGCAAG GATTTGACATGGACGTGTATCCATCGGGGCTGTCCTCCTCTCAGCTGTCCTTTGGCCGATCAACACACACCGCCGGACTCCTGCTGCCCCGTCTGCGATG AGTGTGTATTAGAGGGCGACCAAACCCACGTGCCGAACGGCCAAAGATGGACAGACAAGGAGAACGAGTGTGTCACCTGCATCTGCAAT CAAGGGCATATCGAGTGTGATCTGCAGGAGTGTCCTCCTCTCGATTGTCCGGATGGATCGATCAAAGTGAAGAACCCTGGGAAGTGCTGTCCTGAATGCACAGGCATCATAACTGTGGTGTACTCCAAAGGGTGCGTGTACGACGGTCAGCACTACAACCACAATGACCACTGGGAGGTGGACGAATGCACGTCCTGCACCTGTGTGTACGGAGACGTGCACTGCCAGACCCAGAGATGCCCAGCGCTCACGTGTGCCTCGGTAGGAAGACAAGACACCTTTTGA
- the LOC122363060 gene encoding kielin/chordin-like protein isoform X3, translating into MELKALVGGVLLSSLVLWNVLDCVETHQDSTEAVINLLEALNFTHSPRGISKVRGRVPKTSAWRLRPNTPHLKLPQTFSDYLSNTSQGVLGLHLVGRQSRGSQATLVSFSSSTFLQNGERPLLELVSNTKANWLQLEFRSADGLRPEVLKMPGGSPFVSGGWVRMALSLEPRQMVLFVDCQDAVVLKLKEGGRILTLFLPHDLRVIFSSTAGKKTSKFRGVWQTAELSTRAYERRPWFCDNVTDSFSDTVIPSSPTVPAIYDLDMMQDQGDRGDGIVSATRSPAGSNKRLGHLEKNMKNIQTMLDMLKRQNMALQERVDYLETCECLKRKCVWEGRDVEEGSRWAPDSHTVCYCTQGKVQCNRLNECSFHGDIYNNGDVFSPDDCNRCACEHGRVECNVNPCPSQSCHQPPAPPTTCCPVCQTRCEYEGEIYENGKEFGSRSNPCLTCRCSNGQVACDPMHCPPTPCPTPYRRSGECCPTCSACNVDGRPYNGSFSSIDGCQTCSCQGGNQECVDVQRCPQTCQDGVKPPFGSCCRDCSRCNFEGQVILDGVSVQPSRDPCKRCVCNSGNVVCNTEMCPDIACNLVETVGGQCCPRCRSCVQDNVRHQHGSQWKLPSDPCTTCTCTEGVVQCEIERCNIHCHNPGSPPPGSCCPVCDGCSLNGAEIPNGMSLPPGPTCDPTCTCENGNINCVLNPPCPPTPCHNPVKRRGECCARCEECTYEGEVYADGQTFVSRQNPCLRCYCSGGQVSCNSEVSSCSSMSCTHPTTSHDQCCPTCNACEHEGRVYENGEEFRPPGGGPCIQCSCKNGNVRCHQERCPQLTCAVPTPAPPNSCCPVCGGCMWNGAQYEEGATWTDAGRTCFCAGGEVRCSSSANDCQDPIPAPCPTTPDCCGDSCGQCQYKHHMYSNGETFRDPDDACTTCTCQDGQTTCNPASCPGLTCATPYTPPGECCSQCTACIYEGHEYQNGEHFPDRSDRCSNCVCRNGQVTCNRSPCPNPGCSDPITQPGHCCSVCDGCQYEGRVYANGESFQSPTAPCEQCRCSDSRVYCERNPCPQQCLHAVSLRDCCPVCDSCLFEGLRYENTQTFYSPSDPCKRCVCQSGSVLCSPVDCPSVSCTNSITPPGQCCPQCRVCYQEGREYLEGQSLTLPNEPCIRCTCLDGEVNCVGPECPKLSCMYQVTDPGSCCPRCRGCIYDGIEQLEGSTWFASSSPCMSCMCVNGVTTCSEVHCLSTCLNQISVPGECCPVCADCVYEGRVYSPGESFHPSDDPCQICSCEVMPDGEQHLRCYRKQCPSLVDCPKHNILNSASDSCCPVCAQPLSNCTATLIGNEVLATDDPCFTCQCKDLTWTCIHRGCPPLSCPLADQHTPPDSCCPVCDECVLEGDQTHVPNGQRWTDKENECVTCICNQGHIECDLQECPPLDCPDGSIKVKNPGKCCPECTGIITVVYSKGCVYDGQHYNHNDHWEVDECTSCTCVYGDVHCQTQRCPALTCASCVCVFVG; encoded by the exons ATGGAGCTGAAGGCTTTGGTTGGAGGTGTTCTTCTGAGTTCGCTTGTTCTCTGGAATGTTTTGGACTGTGTTGAAACTCATCAGGACTCGACCGAAGCCG TAATCAATCTTTTGGAGGCTCTTAACTTCACTCACTCACCCCGCGGGATATCTAAGGTCAGAGGTCGTGTCCCAAAGACGTCAGCCTGGCGCTTGCGTCCCAACACGCCTCATCTCAAACTACCCCAGACATTTTCGGACTACCTCTCCAACACCTCACAGGGCGTCCTGGGTTTGCACCTGGTGGGCCGTCAGAGCAGAGGCTCGCAGGCCACCCTCGTCTCCTTCAGCTCCTCTACCTTCCTGCAGAACGGCGAGCGCCCCCTGCTGGAGCTCGTCTCCAACACCAAGGCAAACTGGCTGCAGCTGGAGTTCAGGTCAGCGGACGGCTTGAGGCCGGAGGTGCTGAAGATGCCCGGCGGGAGTCCCTTCGTGAGCGGAGGTTGGGTGAGGATGGCTCTGAGCTTGGAGCCCAGGCAGATGGTGCTGTTTGTGGACTGCCAGGATGCTGTGGTGCTCAAGCTGAAGGAAGGGGGACGAATCCTAACTCTGTTCTTACCACATGATCTGAGGGTCATCTTCTCCAGCACCGCAGGAAAAAAGACCAGCAAGTTTAGA GGTGTTTGGCAGACGGCTGAACTCTCCACCAGGGCATATGAGAGGCGTCCGTGGTTCTGTGACAATGTAACAG ACTCCTTTTCAGACACAGTCATTCCCAGCTCTCCCACTGTACCTGCAATCTATGACCTGGATATGATGCAGGATCAGGGAGACCGTGGAGATGGCATAGTATCAGCTACAAGATCCCCCGCTGGATCAAACAAGCGTCTTGGCCACCtggagaaaaacatgaaaaacatccaGACCATGCTGGACATGCTGAAGAGACAG AACATGGCCCTGCAGGAGAGAGTTGACTACCTGGAAACGTGTGAGTGTTTGAAGCGTAAGTGCGTGTGGGAAGGACGTGACGTGGAAGAGGGGTCCCGCTGGGCTCCCGACAGCCACACCGTCTGTTACTGCACCCAAGGGAAGGTTCAGTGCAACCGCCTGAATG AATGCAGCTTTCACGGTGATATTTATAACAATGGTGATGTCTTCAGCCCAGATGACTGCAATCGCTGTGCATGTGAA CATGGCAGAGTAGAGTGTAATGTGAATCCATGTCCATCACAGTCCTGTCATCAACCACCTGCTCCTCCGACTACGTGCTGCCCTGTCTGCCAAACAA GATGCGAATATGAGGGTGAGATCTATGAGAACGGAAAGGAGTTTGGGTCGAGATCAAACCCTTGCCTCACGTGCAGATGCTCT AACGGTCAGGTGGCGTGTGACCCCATGCACTGTCCGCCCACCCCTTGTCCGACCCCCTACAGAAGATCTGGGGAGTGCTGTCCCACCTGCTCCG CATGTAATGTGGACGGTCGTCCGTACAACGGCTCTTTCAGTTCCATCGACGGCTGCCAGACCTGTTCTTGTCAG GGAGGGAATCAGGAGTGTGTTGATGTGCAGCGGTGTCCTCAGACGTGTCAGGATGGTGTGAAGCCGCCGTTCGGCTCCTGCTGCAGAGACTGTTCTCGCTGTAACTTTGAGGGGCAGGTTATTTTAGACGGCGTCTCTGTTCAACCCTCCCGTGACCCCTGCAAGCGCTGTGTGTGCAAT TCAGGAAATGTAGTCTGTAACACTGAGATGTGTCCCGATATTGCCTGTAATTTGGTGGAGACTGTGGGTGGGCAGTGCTGTCCTAGGTGTCGAA GTTGTGTCCAGGACAATGTGAGACACCAGCACGGCTCTCAGTGGAAGCTTCCTAGTGACCCCTGCACGACCTGTACATGCACG GAGGGTGTGGTTCAGTGCGAGATCGAGCGCTGTAATATCCACTGTCATAACCCAGGTTCTCCTCCTCCTGGATCTTGCTGTCCTGTCTGTGATG GTTGCAGTTTGAATGGAGCAGAGATCCCGAATGGGATGTCTCTGCCGCCAGGACCCACCTGTGATCCCACGTGTACATGTGAG aatggAAATATTAATTGTGTTCTGAATCCTCCCTGCCCACCGACTCCCTGTCATAATCCAGTCAAGAGACGAGGAGAATGTTGTGCACG ATGCGAGGAGTGCACTTATGAGGGCGAGGTATACGCAGACGGCCAGACTTTTGTTTCCAGACAAAACCCATGCTTAAGATGTTATTGTTCG GGTGGGCAAGTGTCATGTAATTCTGAAGTATCTTCATGTTCGTCTATGAGTTGCACTCACCCAACAACATCACATGACCAGTGCTGTCCGACTTGCAACG CTTGTGAACATGAAGGAAGAGTTTATGAAAATGGAGAAGAGTTCAGGCCACCTGGTGGAGGTCCATGCATCCAGTGTTCATGCAAG AATGGCAACGTGAGATGTCATCAGGAAAGATGCCCGCAGTTGACCTGTGCAGTGCCCACTCCAGCCCCTCCTAACTCCTGCTGTCCAGTGTGCGGAG GATGCATGTGGAATGGTGCACAGTATGAAGAAGGAGCCACGTGGACTGATGCTGGACGAACATGTTTTTGTGCGGGTGGAGAGGTGAGGTGTAGTAGTAGCGCTAACGACTGTCAAGATCCGATCCCCGCACCCTGCCCAACTACCCCAG ATTGCTGTGGTGACTCCTGTGGGCAGTGCCAGTACAAGCACCACATGTATTCAAACGGTGAAACGTTCAGAGACCCGGATGACGCCTGCACGACGTGTACCTGTCAG gatggTCAGACAACATGTAATCCAGCATCATGTCCGGGACTGACGTGTGCTACTCCATACACTCCTCCTGGAGAGTGCTGTTCCCAGTGTACAG CCTGCATCTATGAGGGCCATGAGTATCAGAACGGAGAGCACTTTCCAGACCGGTCTGATCGATGCAGTAATTGCGTGTGCAGAAATGGTCAGGTGACCTGCAACAGGAGTCCATGTCCAAACCCAGGATGTAGTGACCCCATCACCCAGCCGGGCCACTGCTGTTCAGTGTGTGATG GTTGTCAGTATGAGGGAAGAGTTTATGCCAATGGTGAGTCATTCCAGTCCCCCACAGCACCATGTGAGCAGTGCAGATGTTCT gACAGCCGTGTCTATTGCGAGAGGAACCCGTGTCCTCAGCAGTGCCTTCATGCGGTGAGTTTGAGGGACTGCTGTCCGGTGTGTGACAGCTGTCTGTTTGAAGGGCTGAGGTACGAAAACACACAGACGTTCTACTCCCCCTCAGACCCCTGCAAGCGCTGCGTGTGTCAGAGCGGCTCCGTTCTGTGCAGCCCGGTCGACTGTCCCTCCGTTTCCTGCACTAACTCCATCACCCCGCCGGGACAGTGCTGCCCACAGTGCAGAg TGTGTTATCAGGAAGGTCGGGAGTATTTAGAAGGACAGAGCTTGACCCTCCCCAATGAGCCCTGCATCAGGTGCACCTGTCTG gatgGTGAGGTGAACTGTGTGGGTCCTGAGTGTCCTAAACTGTCCTGCATGTATCAGGTCACTGATCCCGGCTCCTGCTGTCCCCGCTGTAGAG gCTGTATTTATGATGGCATTGAGCAACTTGAAGGCAGTACCTGGTTTGCGTCCAGCAGTCCCTGCATGTCCTGCATGTGTGTGAATGGAGTGACCACCTGCTCGGAGGTCCACTGTCTGTCCACCTGCCTAAACCAGATTAGCGTGCCGGGCGAATGCTGCCCAGTGTGTGCAG ACTGTGTGTACGAAGGCCGTGTGTACAGCCCTGGAGAGAGTTTCCACCCCTCTGATGACCCCTGTCAGATCTGTTCCTGTGAG GTGATGCCAGACGGGGAACAGCACTTGCGCTGTTACAGGAAGCAGTGCCCAAGTCTGGTAGACTGTCCTAAACACAACATCCTAAACAGCGCCTCTGACTCCTGCTGCCCTGTCTGTGCAC AGCCCCTCAGTAACTGCACAGCTACACTGATCGGTAATGAAGTGTTGGCCACCGATGATCCGTGTTTTACCTGTCAGTGCAAG GATTTGACATGGACGTGTATCCATCGGGGCTGTCCTCCTCTCAGCTGTCCTTTGGCCGATCAACACACACCGCCGGACTCCTGCTGCCCCGTCTGCGATG AGTGTGTATTAGAGGGCGACCAAACCCACGTGCCGAACGGCCAAAGATGGACAGACAAGGAGAACGAGTGTGTCACCTGCATCTGCAAT CAAGGGCATATCGAGTGTGATCTGCAGGAGTGTCCTCCTCTCGATTGTCCGGATGGATCGATCAAAGTGAAGAACCCTGGGAAGTGCTGTCCTGAATGCACAGGCATCATAACTGTGGTGTACTCCAAAGGGTGCGTGTACGACGGTCAGCACTACAACCACAATGACCACTGGGAGGTGGACGAATGCACGTCCTGCACCTGTGTGTACGGAGACGTGCACTGCCAGACCCAGAGATGCCCAGCGCTCACGTGTGCCTCG tgcgtgtgtgtgtttgtaggatGA